Proteins encoded together in one Longimicrobium sp. window:
- a CDS encoding SagB/ThcOx family dehydrogenase, with the protein MPIETVDLVSSQATTEREEIDTLPEIFWENTKLRPRAGIEAAVRRIQWFFGDARKVLSARQSYKTYATVPRLALPDPFRAREPFAPFDQVVLGRRSAMLAGTGPVFSADAVPLEHLSDLLYYTYGVIRTAPAPIGECLPAPAVEQADGVAFRSGATPESPDLVGDQKARATAAAAQQAMDIRRRVVPSGGALYPLELYAVVVNVEGLVPGVYHYNAFDHHLEQIRATEAPAVRAQLEQMVTTGLNYEGVAVMLVMSVTPLRATFKYGDRGFRLLLVECGHAAQNAYLAATALGVSACAIAGFYDDEVDRYLGINGLDEFSAYVLLMGMPLKADELEGAA; encoded by the coding sequence ATGCCGATCGAAACGGTGGACCTGGTCTCGTCGCAGGCGACGACCGAGCGGGAAGAGATCGATACGCTCCCGGAGATCTTCTGGGAGAACACCAAGCTGCGCCCCCGTGCGGGAATCGAGGCGGCGGTGCGGCGGATCCAGTGGTTCTTTGGCGACGCGCGCAAGGTGCTGAGCGCCCGCCAGAGCTACAAGACGTACGCCACGGTGCCGCGGCTGGCGCTCCCCGACCCCTTTCGCGCGAGGGAGCCGTTCGCCCCGTTCGACCAGGTGGTGCTGGGGCGCCGCTCGGCGATGCTGGCGGGCACGGGGCCGGTGTTCTCGGCCGATGCCGTTCCGCTGGAGCACCTGTCCGACCTGCTGTACTACACGTACGGGGTGATCCGCACCGCGCCGGCGCCCATCGGCGAGTGCCTTCCGGCGCCGGCCGTGGAGCAGGCGGACGGCGTCGCCTTCCGCAGCGGGGCCACGCCGGAGAGCCCCGACCTGGTGGGCGACCAGAAGGCGCGCGCCACCGCCGCCGCGGCGCAGCAGGCGATGGACATCCGCCGCCGCGTGGTGCCCTCGGGCGGCGCGCTCTACCCGCTGGAGCTGTACGCGGTGGTGGTGAACGTGGAGGGGCTCGTTCCCGGCGTCTACCACTACAACGCCTTCGACCACCACCTGGAGCAGATCCGCGCCACGGAGGCGCCGGCGGTGCGCGCGCAGCTCGAGCAGATGGTGACCACCGGGCTCAACTACGAGGGCGTGGCGGTGATGCTGGTGATGTCGGTGACGCCGCTGCGGGCCACCTTCAAGTACGGCGACCGCGGCTTCCGCCTCCTGCTGGTGGAGTGCGGCCACGCGGCGCAGAACGCCTACCTGGCCGCCACGGCGCTCGGCGTGTCCGCGTGCGCCATCGCGGGCTTTTACGACGACGAGGTGGACCGCTACCTGGGGATCAACGGCCTGGACGAGTTCTCCGCCTACGTGCTCCTCATGGGTATGCCCCTGAAGGCCGACGAGCTCGAAGGGGCTGCGTGA
- a CDS encoding YcaO-like family protein: MLSLPALRSSNAEPLADSVVCDPVTGIVSNCFELPIEPTDPRIFCFVAESTNVARYRTGLVKSSKWGCGVGFTRAWAVGAAVGEAVERYAAAVYDHREHRYCSYNELQDEAVAPEEFALYTPRQYEEYAGRELGQGFYAPFNRDTVTSWVRGHNLTTGRDTLVPGPFVFLPYRFRPGEDYIVDSISSGCACSRSRDDATLKALFEVLERDQIIIAWNNRLSLPRVRFDGDDELGAIFRERFDSPGLRFEMVNATLDLGIPTFVSFAIHEPTGVLVGSATRLNPLEGAIKALLESAQGIVGWKRELFDGPPERFRDDHTDVIDFNQHSKVYMLPGMRKHMEFLWGDNEPVPVSSIENVATGDPARDLAICVERLKARGLEVITVDLTPSDVREAGLHVMRVVVPGIQVMNSRHDSPLLGGKRLYDVPVHMGLRDTPLREDELNTFLHPYP; the protein is encoded by the coding sequence ATGCTCAGCCTGCCAGCCCTTCGCTCCAGTAACGCCGAGCCGCTCGCGGACTCCGTCGTCTGCGACCCGGTCACGGGGATCGTCTCCAACTGCTTCGAGCTCCCCATCGAGCCGACCGATCCGCGCATCTTCTGCTTCGTGGCCGAGTCCACCAACGTCGCCCGCTACCGCACGGGGCTGGTGAAGTCCAGCAAGTGGGGGTGCGGCGTCGGCTTCACCCGCGCGTGGGCCGTGGGCGCGGCGGTGGGCGAGGCGGTGGAGCGCTACGCCGCGGCCGTGTACGACCACCGCGAGCACCGCTACTGCTCGTACAACGAGCTGCAGGACGAGGCGGTCGCCCCGGAGGAGTTCGCCCTGTACACGCCGCGGCAGTACGAGGAGTACGCCGGGCGCGAGCTGGGACAGGGGTTCTACGCCCCCTTCAACCGCGACACGGTCACCAGCTGGGTGCGCGGCCACAACCTCACCACCGGCCGCGACACCCTGGTTCCCGGGCCCTTCGTCTTCCTGCCGTACCGCTTCAGGCCGGGAGAGGACTACATCGTCGACAGCATCTCCAGCGGGTGCGCCTGCTCGCGGAGCCGCGACGACGCCACGCTCAAGGCGCTCTTCGAGGTGCTGGAGCGCGACCAGATCATCATCGCCTGGAACAACCGGCTGTCGCTGCCGCGGGTGCGCTTCGACGGCGACGACGAGCTGGGGGCGATCTTCCGCGAGCGCTTCGACTCGCCGGGGCTGCGCTTCGAGATGGTGAACGCCACGCTCGACCTGGGGATCCCCACCTTCGTCTCCTTCGCCATCCACGAGCCGACTGGCGTGCTGGTGGGCTCGGCGACGCGGCTGAACCCGCTGGAGGGCGCCATCAAGGCGCTGCTGGAGTCGGCGCAGGGGATCGTGGGGTGGAAGCGGGAGCTGTTCGACGGGCCGCCCGAGCGCTTCAGGGACGACCACACGGACGTGATCGACTTCAACCAGCACTCCAAGGTCTACATGCTTCCCGGAATGCGGAAGCACATGGAGTTCCTGTGGGGCGACAACGAGCCCGTGCCCGTGTCGTCCATCGAGAACGTGGCCACCGGCGACCCGGCGCGCGACCTGGCGATCTGCGTGGAGCGGCTGAAGGCGCGCGGGCTGGAGGTGATCACGGTGGACCTCACCCCATCGGACGTGCGCGAGGCGGGGCTGCACGTGATGCGGGTGGTGGTCCCCGGCATCCAGGTGATGAACTCGCGGCACGACTCGCCGCTCCTGGGCGGCAAGCGGCTGTACGACGTGCCGGTGCACATGGGGCTGCGCGACACGCCGCTGCGTGAAGACGAGCTGAACACCTTCCTCCACCCGTATCCCTGA
- a CDS encoding TOMM precursor leader peptide-binding protein yields MSSPTDTPHRLRVRPGALVIPDDAGQLARIAVGTRIVRAAGHGAVQVLRLLDGTRTLEQMQAELAGDLNETEVVDAVRSLQLFGLVETMNGSAHAGENGNGTHESSEEPTPEMRAFNDLGYDGATLASILSKGRVAVIGSGLVAEAVAAAVTRHGVGSAETVALERPADPARVDVHLPQADLYLVAPDPFDPAFLVWFNRVALRANVAWLPVYVAGFGVRLGPFVLPYETACWTCYERRIESNMLYYDDHVAMRTAMRDGARVPTSDNLVPGIVDLAAGLAALEAVRFLASRASLMEPVLFGKTLEYAFLSMKGTTHSVLKLPRCPACGVRARGFPSIRPWMQPNAQPASPSLQ; encoded by the coding sequence ATGAGCAGCCCAACCGATACTCCCCACCGCCTGCGGGTAAGGCCCGGGGCGCTGGTTATCCCCGACGACGCAGGCCAGCTGGCACGGATCGCCGTGGGCACGCGCATCGTGCGGGCCGCGGGCCACGGCGCCGTGCAGGTGCTGCGGCTGCTGGACGGCACCCGCACCCTGGAGCAGATGCAGGCCGAGCTGGCGGGCGACCTGAACGAGACCGAGGTGGTGGACGCCGTGCGCTCGCTCCAGCTCTTCGGGCTGGTGGAGACCATGAACGGGTCCGCCCACGCCGGCGAGAACGGCAACGGGACGCACGAATCGTCGGAGGAGCCCACCCCCGAGATGCGCGCGTTCAACGACCTCGGCTACGACGGGGCGACCCTCGCCTCCATCCTGTCGAAGGGGCGCGTGGCGGTGATCGGGAGCGGGCTGGTGGCCGAGGCGGTGGCCGCGGCCGTGACGCGCCACGGGGTGGGGAGCGCGGAGACCGTGGCGCTGGAGCGCCCCGCCGACCCGGCCAGGGTGGACGTCCACCTCCCCCAGGCCGACCTCTACCTGGTGGCGCCCGACCCGTTCGACCCCGCCTTCCTGGTGTGGTTCAACCGCGTGGCGCTCCGCGCAAACGTGGCGTGGCTCCCGGTGTACGTGGCGGGCTTCGGGGTGCGGCTGGGGCCGTTCGTGCTGCCGTACGAGACGGCGTGCTGGACGTGCTACGAGCGGCGCATCGAATCGAACATGCTGTACTACGACGACCACGTGGCCATGCGCACGGCGATGCGCGACGGCGCCCGCGTCCCCACCTCGGACAACCTGGTGCCCGGGATCGTGGACCTGGCCGCCGGCCTGGCTGCGCTGGAGGCGGTGCGCTTCCTCGCCTCGCGCGCGTCGCTGATGGAGCCGGTTCTCTTCGGCAAGACGCTGGAGTACGCCTTCCTCTCCATGAAGGGCACCACGCACTCGGTGCTGAAGCTCCCCCGCTGTCCCGCGTGCGGCGTCCGCGCTCGAGGATTCCCCTCCATTCGACCGTGGATGCAGCCCAATGCTCAGCCTGCCAGCCCTTCGCTCCAGTAA
- a CDS encoding primary-amine oxidase yields the protein MNWTKRTLCAALFTALASALAAQPAAPAHPLDPLTADEIRAAVEVLRVSGKVTDESALVTLELREPHKGAPATASREAFAVVYERAARATYEAVVDLPARRVVSWRLIAGVQPPFLASDYVLLRTVIWADGAWQAAMRARGITDLAGVVLTPWLGGDYGDAPRGARLVRATFNYRGRARNEYARPIEGVAAYVDLDARRVVKLVDTGEVPLAEPNDFHQPAPGRAPLKPLTVEQPAGPSFVVEGNEVRWDRWRFRYAIRPREGLVLYTVRWMDAGRERSVLHRASLSEAVVPYGDPGPLWFFRNAFDVGEYGIGAGNTSLLDALVDAPANAVFLPAVYADEVGEPVEVPRAAALYERDGGLLWKHASVLAEENDARRGRELVLAYTATVGNYDYVFRWIFRQDGAIEHQVQMTGVMAVKGVADDTAHVHTSTGHRVQRRLVAVHHQHFFNYRLDLDVDGTTNRVVEMNTRALPRGRENPEGNAFVMEETVLERERGARRHLSLETSRAWKVENPGIRTALGYHPGYALIPATNAVPYADPSSSVRRRAGFLDAHLWVTPYAPLEINAAGAYVNQSRGGDGLPAWTRADRPLDGRDVVLWYTLGTTHLPRPEEWPVMPVTTLGFRLVPFGFFDRNPALDVVP from the coding sequence ATGAACTGGACAAAGAGGACGCTCTGCGCTGCGCTGTTCACGGCGCTCGCGTCCGCCCTCGCCGCGCAGCCGGCGGCACCCGCCCACCCGCTCGACCCGCTCACCGCGGACGAGATCCGCGCCGCGGTCGAGGTGCTGCGTGTGTCCGGAAAGGTGACCGACGAGAGCGCGCTGGTGACCCTGGAGCTGCGCGAGCCGCACAAGGGCGCGCCCGCCACGGCCAGCCGCGAGGCGTTCGCCGTGGTGTACGAGCGCGCGGCCCGCGCCACCTACGAGGCCGTCGTGGACCTGCCCGCGCGGCGCGTGGTGAGCTGGCGCCTGATCGCCGGAGTGCAGCCGCCCTTTCTGGCCAGCGACTACGTCCTCCTGCGCACCGTGATCTGGGCGGACGGCGCCTGGCAGGCGGCGATGCGCGCCCGCGGCATCACCGATCTCGCCGGCGTGGTGCTGACCCCCTGGCTGGGCGGCGACTACGGCGACGCACCCCGTGGCGCGCGGCTGGTGCGCGCGACTTTCAACTACCGCGGGCGCGCGCGCAACGAGTACGCGCGCCCCATCGAGGGAGTGGCCGCGTACGTGGACCTCGACGCGCGCCGCGTGGTGAAGCTCGTGGACACGGGCGAGGTGCCGCTGGCCGAGCCGAACGACTTCCACCAGCCCGCCCCCGGCCGCGCCCCGCTGAAGCCGCTCACGGTGGAGCAGCCGGCGGGCCCCAGCTTCGTGGTGGAGGGGAACGAGGTGCGCTGGGACCGCTGGCGCTTCCGCTACGCCATCCGCCCGCGCGAGGGGCTGGTACTGTACACGGTGCGCTGGATGGACGCCGGGCGGGAGCGCTCCGTGCTGCACCGTGCGTCGCTCTCGGAGGCGGTGGTCCCCTACGGCGACCCGGGCCCGCTCTGGTTCTTTCGCAACGCCTTCGACGTAGGCGAGTACGGCATCGGCGCGGGGAACACCAGCCTGCTCGACGCCCTGGTCGACGCCCCGGCGAACGCGGTCTTCCTTCCCGCCGTGTACGCGGACGAGGTGGGGGAGCCGGTGGAGGTGCCGCGCGCCGCCGCCCTCTACGAGCGCGACGGCGGCCTGCTGTGGAAGCACGCCAGCGTGCTCGCCGAGGAGAACGACGCCCGGCGCGGGCGCGAGCTGGTGCTGGCCTACACGGCCACGGTGGGGAACTACGACTACGTCTTCCGCTGGATCTTTCGCCAGGACGGCGCCATCGAGCACCAGGTGCAGATGACCGGCGTGATGGCGGTGAAAGGGGTGGCCGACGATACCGCCCACGTCCACACGAGCACCGGCCATCGCGTGCAGCGGCGGCTCGTGGCCGTGCACCACCAGCACTTCTTCAACTACCGTCTGGACCTGGACGTGGACGGCACCACCAACCGCGTCGTGGAGATGAACACGCGCGCGCTCCCCCGCGGGCGGGAGAACCCGGAGGGCAACGCGTTCGTGATGGAGGAGACGGTGCTGGAGCGGGAGCGCGGGGCGCGGCGCCACCTGAGCCTGGAGACGAGCCGCGCGTGGAAGGTGGAGAACCCCGGCATCCGCACGGCGCTGGGCTACCACCCCGGCTACGCGCTGATCCCGGCGACGAACGCGGTTCCCTACGCGGACCCGTCGTCGTCGGTGCGGCGGCGCGCGGGGTTCCTGGACGCGCACCTGTGGGTGACGCCCTACGCGCCGCTGGAGATCAACGCGGCCGGCGCCTACGTCAACCAGAGCCGCGGCGGTGACGGGCTCCCCGCCTGGACGCGCGCGGACCGCCCCCTGGACGGCCGCGACGTGGTTCTCTGGTACACGCTGGGCACCACCCACCTCCCCCGCCCGGAGGAGTGGCCGGTGATGCCGGTGACAACGCTGGGATTCCGCCTCGTCCCCTTTGGCTTCTTCGACCGCAACCCCGCC